A single genomic interval of Pontibacter deserti harbors:
- a CDS encoding TetR/AcrR family transcriptional regulator: protein MSTAELEEKTNAKTKISCTAFQLFCQRGIKSVSMDDIAQFLSMSKKTIYKWFENKNELVVASTGAYLQDMQERCEVHFKSAGNAIEELFNIMGMTRELFNQFHPSIFHDLQKYHPEAFKLWMQHRDDYMFVKIKENLERGIKEGLYRKDLDVEVMAKVRLVQVELPFNPVLFPPHKYDLKRVQMATLEHYMLGLATLKGHKLINELKHIKEEE from the coding sequence ATGAGTACCGCCGAATTAGAAGAAAAAACAAACGCCAAGACCAAAATCTCCTGTACTGCTTTCCAGTTGTTTTGCCAGCGTGGTATTAAAAGTGTGTCGATGGATGACATTGCCCAGTTTCTGAGCATGTCTAAAAAAACGATCTACAAGTGGTTCGAGAACAAGAACGAACTTGTGGTGGCCTCTACGGGAGCTTACCTGCAGGATATGCAGGAACGTTGCGAGGTACACTTTAAGAGTGCCGGCAACGCCATCGAAGAACTTTTCAACATCATGGGCATGACGCGCGAGCTTTTCAACCAGTTTCACCCTTCCATCTTCCACGATCTGCAGAAATACCACCCCGAAGCTTTTAAACTATGGATGCAGCACCGCGACGATTACATGTTTGTGAAGATAAAAGAGAACCTGGAGCGCGGCATAAAAGAAGGCTTGTACAGAAAAGATCTGGATGTGGAAGTGATGGCAAAAGTGCGCCTGGTGCAGGTAGAGCTGCCTTTTAACCCGGTATTGTTCCCACCGCATAAATACGACCTGAAGCGTGTGCAGATGGCAACTCTGGAGCACTACATGTTAGGCCTTGCTACCCTGAAGGGACACAAGCTGATAAACGAGCTTAAACACATTAAAGAAGAAGAATAA
- a CDS encoding 3-hydroxyacyl-CoA dehydrogenase NAD-binding domain-containing protein produces MKFENIKTIGIVGAGTMGQGIAQICAQAGYKTILFDINVQVLSKAQQTTTINLDKGIERGKLTVAEKDATLANLSFTGNTLDLICDVIIEAVVERLEVKQSIFKELADINSDETILASNTSSIPITRIAAGVPNPERVVGMHFFNPAHIMKLVEVISGAATNPEVALTIKQLALKLEKTPVMAQDSPGFIVNRVARHYYVEALKLLEEGVADVETIDKLMQASGFKMGPFELMDLIGVDTNFSVTSSMFEAFHYDPKFRPSRIQQQKVDAGHHGRKSGKGFYNYK; encoded by the coding sequence ATGAAATTCGAAAATATAAAGACAATAGGTATAGTTGGAGCCGGCACTATGGGCCAGGGCATTGCGCAGATATGTGCGCAGGCAGGCTACAAAACTATACTTTTCGATATAAACGTGCAGGTGCTTAGTAAGGCACAGCAAACCACAACTATAAATCTTGATAAAGGCATTGAACGTGGCAAGCTGACTGTAGCTGAAAAGGACGCAACTCTTGCCAACCTTTCTTTTACCGGCAACACCCTTGATCTGATCTGTGATGTGATCATAGAAGCGGTGGTAGAGCGCCTGGAAGTAAAGCAGAGTATTTTTAAAGAACTAGCCGATATTAACTCTGACGAAACTATACTTGCTTCCAACACCTCGTCTATTCCGATAACCCGGATTGCGGCAGGCGTACCAAACCCGGAACGCGTAGTGGGCATGCACTTCTTTAACCCGGCTCATATCATGAAGCTGGTAGAAGTTATTTCGGGGGCAGCAACAAACCCGGAAGTAGCTTTAACTATAAAACAACTGGCCCTGAAACTGGAGAAAACACCGGTTATGGCGCAAGATTCGCCGGGCTTTATCGTTAACCGTGTAGCGCGCCATTATTACGTAGAAGCTCTAAAGCTATTGGAAGAAGGCGTAGCCGATGTAGAAACCATTGATAAACTGATGCAGGCCAGCGGTTTTAAAATGGGCCCGTTCGAACTGATGGACCTGATCGGCGTAGATACCAATTTTTCAGTAACGTCCTCTATGTTTGAGGCTTTCCATTATGACCCTAAATTCAGACCAAGCCGCATACAGCAACAAAAAGTGGATGCCGGGCACCATGGCCGTAAATCTGGTAAAGGCTTTTACAACTATAAATAA
- a CDS encoding LiaF transmembrane domain-containing protein, producing the protein MENQNLNTKQNYKGWKDPGDNRSGRVMGGLVLVLIGVVLLAYKMNALFLPHWVFSWQMLLIVIGLFIGFRHSFRKPGWIVLVIIGTVFLIDDFIPEIAFRNYFWPILIIGIGLWVILKPKGGYTRHYRPTAPTIPPINMPAGAPTERTFSESAQATSDDYVNSTAIFGGVKRNILSKNFKGGEIVSVFGGNELNLTQADIHHPVVLDTTQIFGGTSLIIPPHWEVRNEVVAILGGVSDKRVMLPGGYDPNKVLVIKGTALFGGLDIKSY; encoded by the coding sequence ATGGAAAATCAAAATTTAAACACAAAACAAAATTACAAAGGCTGGAAGGATCCCGGCGACAACAGAAGTGGTAGAGTAATGGGTGGCCTGGTGCTGGTGCTGATTGGCGTAGTGCTTCTGGCTTATAAAATGAATGCACTCTTTTTGCCGCATTGGGTATTTTCGTGGCAGATGCTCCTGATCGTTATCGGTTTGTTTATCGGGTTCAGGCATTCGTTCCGCAAGCCAGGCTGGATCGTGCTGGTTATTATAGGTACTGTTTTCCTGATAGATGATTTTATACCTGAAATTGCATTCAGAAACTACTTCTGGCCTATTCTGATCATCGGTATCGGGTTATGGGTAATCCTGAAGCCTAAAGGTGGTTATACCCGCCATTACAGGCCGACAGCACCAACTATACCGCCTATCAACATGCCTGCAGGTGCACCTACAGAAAGGACTTTTTCAGAAAGTGCGCAGGCTACTTCGGATGATTATGTGAACTCCACAGCCATATTTGGTGGTGTAAAGCGAAATATACTTTCTAAAAATTTCAAGGGTGGCGAAATTGTGAGCGTATTTGGCGGCAATGAGCTAAACCTGACGCAGGCAGACATTCATCATCCGGTTGTGCTGGATACCACACAAATATTTGGGGGAACATCCCTGATTATACCACCGCATTGGGAAGTAAGAAATGAAGTGGTGGCTATACTTGGTGGTGTATCGGATAAGCGTGTAATGTTGCCGGGCGGCTATGACCCCAATAAGGTACTTGTAATTAAAGGTACTGCGCTGTTCGGCGGGCTTGATATTAAGAGCTACTAA
- a CDS encoding Rieske (2Fe-2S) protein, with the protein MAVNLVKAFTTINKILALLAIGILTACSDDNVGPGIPNVPVNEQISVNSLQYPMLRQDGGYAYIQSGYRGIIVVRQTASSYYAFERACPYDPDASCGVVSVDQSNLFLTHTCCGSQFNFQGNVTAGPAVYGLLQYKTSLVNNILYITN; encoded by the coding sequence ATGGCCGTAAATCTGGTAAAGGCTTTTACAACTATAAATAAGATACTTGCGCTACTGGCCATAGGTATACTTACTGCCTGCTCCGACGACAATGTAGGCCCGGGCATACCTAATGTGCCGGTAAACGAACAGATAAGTGTTAACAGCCTGCAATACCCTATGCTTCGCCAGGACGGCGGTTATGCCTATATACAATCAGGTTACCGGGGTATTATAGTTGTACGCCAAACGGCCAGCTCATACTATGCATTTGAGCGGGCCTGCCCGTATGACCCTGATGCCAGCTGCGGTGTGGTAAGTGTTGATCAATCAAACCTGTTCCTGACACATACTTGCTGTGGCTCCCAGTTCAATTTCCAGGGAAATGTAACAGCCGGTCCGGCAGTTTATGGCCTGCTGCAGTAT
- a CDS encoding sensor histidine kinase, which translates to MAPMRVIWLYLAWAAFWSGVLVLVLLPANYNLTLTFKDALLYNALLTIAGYAAGTGLRYYQPTLRQGVLLLAWSLGLAGICTLVYSFLITKLVRNELYLTFVADSLPMRVVFGWLLLLLLLLLNWFWYYTKEQRLLEERKANTEKLAREAELYTLRQQLQPHFLFNSLNSISALVVAKPQEARTMVQQLSDFLRGTLRKENQQQVTLTDELRQLELYLAIEKVRFGHRLKTVVAVEDEAKSLQLPALLLQPLVENAIKFGLYGTTGETAISIAASRSNAGLVIQIQNPFAADTMQAQEGTGFGLSSVQRRLYLLYARHDLVQTQQLENQFITTVHIPQNYDQVPNY; encoded by the coding sequence ATGGCTCCGATGCGTGTAATATGGCTATACCTGGCGTGGGCGGCATTTTGGTCGGGGGTGCTGGTGCTGGTACTGTTGCCGGCAAACTATAACCTCACCCTGACCTTTAAAGATGCTTTGCTCTACAATGCACTGCTAACTATAGCCGGTTATGCTGCGGGTACTGGTTTGCGTTACTATCAGCCAACACTGCGGCAGGGAGTATTGCTGCTGGCCTGGAGTTTAGGATTAGCCGGCATCTGTACGCTGGTTTATAGTTTCCTGATAACAAAGCTGGTACGCAATGAGCTATACTTAACATTTGTGGCAGATTCGTTGCCGATGCGTGTGGTATTTGGCTGGTTGCTCTTGTTGCTATTGTTGCTGTTAAACTGGTTTTGGTACTACACCAAAGAGCAGCGCCTGCTGGAAGAGCGCAAAGCCAACACCGAAAAACTGGCCCGCGAAGCAGAGCTTTATACTTTAAGACAGCAGTTGCAGCCACACTTCCTGTTCAATAGTCTTAATTCTATCAGTGCATTGGTGGTGGCAAAGCCGCAGGAGGCCAGAACCATGGTGCAGCAGCTTTCTGACTTTTTAAGAGGTACTCTCCGGAAAGAGAACCAGCAACAGGTAACGCTTACTGATGAACTAAGGCAACTGGAGTTATACCTGGCTATTGAAAAGGTGCGATTCGGGCACCGGTTAAAAACTGTAGTAGCTGTTGAAGATGAAGCAAAGTCTCTGCAATTACCGGCTTTGCTGCTTCAGCCGCTTGTAGAAAATGCCATTAAATTCGGCCTTTATGGTACCACCGGCGAAACTGCTATAAGTATAGCCGCTAGCCGCAGCAATGCGGGTTTAGTTATACAAATTCAAAATCCTTTTGCTGCTGATACCATGCAGGCGCAGGAAGGAACAGGCTTTGGGTTGAGCTCGGTGCAGCGCAGGCTATACTTGCTTTATGCCCGCCACGACCTGGTGCAAACGCAGCAGCTTGAGAACCAGTTTATCACAACCGTACATATCCCTCAGAACTATGATCAAGTGCCTAATTATTGA
- the pheS gene encoding phenylalanine--tRNA ligase subunit alpha produces the protein MVENIQRVAQEIEAAPLGNTAELEQFRITYIGRKGQIAALFDDLKTVAPEQRREVGQQLNQLKNRAQERFDQAQEQLSNVTENTTNTGFDFTLPTIPNTLGTRHPLSLVRREIVRIFERIGFNVAEGPEIEDDFHNFTALNFPENHPAREMQDTFFLSEDKNRLLRTHTSTVQVRLMENNQPPLRSIMPGRVYRNEAISARAHMVFHQVEGLYVNKGVSFKDLKETLYYFAKELFGQDTKVRFRPSFFPFTEPSAEIDISCLICKGDGCNICKQTGWVEIGGSGMVDPAVLENCGIDSKVYSGFAFGMGIERITMLKYQIRDLRLFTENDVRFLRQFEGVI, from the coding sequence ATGGTTGAAAACATACAAAGAGTAGCACAGGAGATAGAAGCAGCCCCGCTTGGTAATACAGCCGAGTTGGAGCAGTTCAGAATTACATATATAGGTCGTAAAGGCCAGATTGCAGCCCTTTTTGATGATTTAAAAACGGTTGCGCCGGAGCAGCGCCGCGAAGTGGGCCAACAGTTAAACCAATTAAAGAACCGTGCCCAGGAGCGTTTCGACCAGGCACAGGAGCAACTTTCCAACGTTACGGAAAACACTACCAATACTGGCTTTGATTTCACCTTACCAACTATACCTAATACGCTGGGTACCCGCCATCCGCTATCATTGGTGCGCCGCGAAATCGTGCGTATTTTTGAGCGTATCGGGTTTAACGTTGCCGAAGGACCGGAAATTGAAGACGACTTCCACAACTTTACAGCCCTTAACTTCCCGGAAAACCACCCTGCGCGTGAAATGCAGGATACTTTCTTTTTGAGTGAAGACAAGAACCGCCTTTTACGCACACATACCTCTACTGTGCAGGTGCGCCTGATGGAGAACAATCAGCCGCCGCTACGCAGCATTATGCCGGGTCGTGTGTACCGCAACGAGGCTATTTCTGCCCGTGCGCACATGGTGTTCCACCAGGTAGAAGGCTTGTATGTTAACAAAGGCGTGAGCTTTAAAGACCTGAAAGAAACGCTTTACTACTTTGCCAAGGAGCTTTTCGGCCAGGACACCAAAGTACGTTTCCGTCCGTCGTTCTTCCCGTTCACGGAGCCAAGCGCCGAGATCGACATTTCGTGCCTGATCTGTAAAGGCGACGGCTGTAACATCTGTAAGCAAACCGGTTGGGTTGAGATCGGTGGTTCGGGTATGGTAGACCCTGCCGTGCTGGAAAACTGCGGCATCGACTCGAAAGTATACTCTGGGTTTGCGTTTGGTATGGGCATTGAGCGTATAACTATGCTGAAGTACCAGATAAGAGACCTGCGCCTGTTCACGGAGAACGATGTGCGCTTCCTTCGCCAGTTTGAAGGAGTTATCTAA
- a CDS encoding LytR/AlgR family response regulator transcription factor, with protein MIKCLIIDDEPLARSIVAEYLQHHPEITIAQECGDGFEGIKAIKQHQPELIFLDIQMPKINGFEMLELVEQAPGVIFTTAFDNYALKAFEANAVDYLLKPFTQERFDTALRKWQEKRSIESAEKPTINLNEVPDKQPEERVRIVVKAGNDIRIIPVQDVLYLEAYDDYVKIHTKDGLFLKKKTMGYYEQALDPAQFVRVHRSFMIPFSQLTRIEPLEKDSHVALLKNGVRIPLSKSGYTRLRTVLGL; from the coding sequence ATGATCAAGTGCCTAATTATTGATGACGAACCGCTGGCCCGAAGTATAGTTGCCGAATACCTGCAGCATCACCCGGAGATAACTATAGCCCAGGAGTGTGGCGACGGTTTTGAAGGTATAAAAGCCATAAAACAGCACCAGCCCGAACTAATCTTTTTGGACATACAGATGCCCAAGATAAACGGGTTTGAGATGCTGGAACTGGTAGAGCAGGCGCCCGGTGTGATATTTACCACCGCTTTTGATAACTATGCCCTGAAAGCGTTTGAAGCCAATGCCGTGGATTACCTGCTGAAGCCTTTTACACAGGAACGGTTTGATACAGCTCTTAGAAAATGGCAGGAAAAACGAAGTATAGAATCTGCTGAAAAACCAACTATAAACCTGAACGAAGTGCCCGACAAACAGCCCGAAGAGCGCGTGCGCATTGTGGTGAAAGCTGGTAACGATATCCGGATTATACCAGTGCAGGATGTGCTATACCTGGAGGCGTATGACGATTATGTAAAGATCCATACCAAAGATGGTCTTTTCCTGAAAAAGAAGACGATGGGCTATTACGAACAGGCACTTGACCCGGCTCAGTTTGTTCGTGTGCATCGCTCTTTTATGATCCCGTTTTCCCAGCTCACCCGCATAGAACCCTTAGAGAAAGACAGCCACGTTGCCTTGCTGAAAAACGGCGTACGCATACCATTGAGCAAGAGCGGCTATACCCGGTTAAGAACTGTACTCGGACTGTAA
- a CDS encoding TolC family protein, producing MKKGVKLIAVILALLAFTGVQAQEAQQFSLQQSIEYALKNRVNLKAYRNEEDIAKARVGEIRSIGLPQIDVAAEVGNNFVRQKTLFDPELFGGGPALEPFVITPEQIASGEPITLTPTYSQPGPRTEGLIAVSFVQPYAGSAVIAGSQLLFDGSYLIGLKAAKTYTELSRKSTIQSEIEVAELVSKAYYSVLVSRERIELLNQNLARLDTLLKQTQVMFENGVAEKLDVDRLRVSVNNLVVQKQRTERLLELSVNQLKFQMGMDHKEQLVLTDKLSEVEVDLAKTIGKDSFNYSNRIEYSMLETQRDLAMLDLRNKRSGYLPKLYLTARYGYNGVGSSLSDVLNVRAGYDNTTDRNYFDFGYVGVQLTVPVFDGLRKSYQIQQSKLALENTKLGFDFLEQSIDLELDQASAELTSSLELMRSQRENMELAQEIARVAKIKYQEGVGSNLEVVTAETDLREAQTNYYAAMFDALISKVNLDKATGTLLTK from the coding sequence ATGAAAAAAGGAGTAAAACTGATAGCTGTGATTTTGGCACTGTTGGCGTTTACCGGGGTGCAGGCCCAGGAAGCGCAGCAGTTTAGCCTTCAGCAAAGTATAGAATATGCCCTGAAGAACCGCGTAAATCTGAAGGCTTACCGAAATGAAGAAGATATTGCCAAAGCAAGGGTAGGTGAGATCAGGTCTATTGGCCTGCCACAGATAGATGTTGCAGCCGAGGTAGGCAACAACTTTGTTAGGCAGAAAACACTTTTCGATCCCGAATTATTTGGAGGAGGGCCTGCATTGGAACCCTTTGTTATTACACCGGAACAGATAGCATCCGGGGAACCTATTACGTTAACTCCTACCTACTCACAACCAGGGCCTCGTACTGAAGGATTGATAGCTGTTTCTTTTGTGCAGCCTTACGCTGGCAGTGCAGTGATCGCAGGAAGCCAGTTATTGTTCGATGGCTCTTACCTGATCGGGTTAAAGGCAGCTAAAACTTATACAGAGCTCTCCCGGAAAAGCACTATACAAAGCGAGATTGAGGTGGCAGAGCTGGTGAGCAAAGCCTACTATAGTGTGCTGGTGAGCCGCGAGCGCATAGAACTGCTGAACCAAAACCTGGCTCGCCTGGATACGCTGCTGAAGCAAACACAGGTGATGTTTGAGAATGGTGTCGCCGAAAAGCTGGATGTGGATCGTCTGCGTGTATCGGTGAACAATTTGGTTGTGCAGAAGCAAAGAACAGAACGCCTCTTGGAGCTAAGTGTGAATCAGCTAAAATTCCAGATGGGCATGGATCACAAAGAACAGCTTGTGCTAACAGATAAGCTAAGTGAAGTAGAAGTGGATCTGGCTAAGACCATCGGCAAAGATAGTTTTAACTATAGCAACCGCATCGAATACTCAATGCTGGAGACACAGCGCGACCTGGCCATGCTGGACCTGCGTAACAAACGGTCCGGTTATCTGCCGAAGCTTTACCTGACTGCCCGCTACGGATATAACGGGGTAGGTTCCAGCCTTTCGGATGTGCTGAATGTGCGAGCCGGTTATGACAATACAACCGATAGAAATTATTTCGATTTTGGGTACGTAGGCGTGCAGTTGACGGTGCCTGTTTTTGACGGTCTGCGCAAGAGTTACCAGATACAGCAATCCAAGCTGGCACTTGAAAATACAAAGCTGGGTTTCGATTTTCTGGAGCAAAGTATAGACCTGGAATTAGATCAGGCTTCTGCGGAGCTTACCAGCTCGCTGGAGTTAATGAGGTCGCAGCGCGAGAACATGGAGCTCGCCCAGGAAATTGCACGTGTTGCCAAAATTAAATACCAGGAAGGGGTAGGATCTAACCTGGAGGTTGTAACCGCCGAAACCGACCTGCGTGAGGCACAGACCAATTACTACGCTGCTATGTTCGATGCCCTGATCTCGAAAGTGAATCTTGATAAAGCTACCGGTACCCTGTTAACTAAATAA